Proteins encoded within one genomic window of Flavobacterium gilvum:
- a CDS encoding PstS family phosphate ABC transporter substrate-binding protein: MKTHKKVLLTLVALIIANITPAKVSAQEVSGNISISGAFALYPITVKWAEEFKKKNPKVKIDIQAGGAGKGITDVLSKVTDIGLVSREINAAEYKKGAYPIAVTKDAVIPTISASSPFKTVLYQKGIKKETFNNIFITGKYKTWNTLGIKSAAPIHVYTRSDAAGAAETWAAYFGKKQEDLQGVAVFGDPGLAQAVQRDPSGIGFNNIVYIYDTKTNKPTNGIVPAPIDLNNNGKLDPDENFYGDTNKLIAAIASGKYPSPPARDLYFVTTGKPKNAAVKAFLKYILTEGQKYVSEAGYIKLSQEKLKKELGKVN, translated from the coding sequence GCTGATAATAGCAAACATAACACCTGCTAAAGTTTCTGCACAGGAGGTATCAGGAAACATTAGTATTTCAGGAGCTTTTGCTTTGTACCCAATTACAGTGAAATGGGCTGAAGAATTCAAGAAAAAAAATCCAAAAGTTAAAATTGACATTCAGGCCGGAGGTGCCGGAAAAGGAATAACAGATGTACTATCCAAAGTAACCGACATCGGATTGGTTTCTCGTGAAATAAATGCCGCCGAATATAAAAAAGGCGCTTATCCAATTGCCGTTACAAAAGATGCTGTAATCCCGACAATAAGTGCTTCGAGCCCTTTCAAAACAGTACTGTATCAAAAAGGGATAAAAAAAGAAACTTTCAATAATATTTTCATCACCGGAAAATACAAAACATGGAATACTCTAGGAATCAAAAGCGCAGCACCTATTCATGTCTATACAAGATCGGATGCGGCTGGAGCTGCAGAAACCTGGGCTGCATATTTTGGCAAAAAACAAGAAGACTTACAAGGAGTTGCTGTTTTTGGTGATCCGGGATTGGCACAGGCTGTACAAAGAGATCCTTCGGGAATTGGTTTTAACAACATCGTTTACATTTATGATACCAAAACCAATAAACCGACAAACGGAATTGTTCCCGCTCCAATTGACTTAAACAACAATGGCAAACTCGATCCGGATGAGAATTTTTATGGAGATACGAACAAATTGATTGCGGCTATTGCTTCGGGTAAATATCCCTCACCGCCGGCAAGAGATTTATACTTTGTAACTACAGGAAAACCAAAAAATGCCGCCGTAAAAGCATTCTTAAAATACATTCTGACTGAAGGTCAAAAATATGTTTCGGAAGCAGGATACATCAAGCTTTCGCAAGAAAAATTAAAGAAAGAATTAGGGAAAGTAAATTAA
- a CDS encoding DUF2490 domain-containing protein, whose product MKIIRTFCLFLVCFVSKAQTEKNIDHQSLLWTRYNNQLVLNKKWSINSEFDNRVFINPFEENLFLVRMVGRYKINKDVDFGAGVAYFSVATQVPEITNDFRTPEYRGQQDITWKHEYGNFTMNQRLQVEERFIHNSDKEGLLPGTTFTWRFRYRLQGEYSCWKKENQYLKAVVYDELMINAGESIVHNTFDQNRIYAALQYGINKNIALELGYLNSFQQRPSGVDYFERDVIRFTLFHKIKLKEKQKSQTN is encoded by the coding sequence ATGAAAATCATAAGAACATTTTGTCTTTTCCTAGTATGTTTTGTGTCCAAAGCTCAAACCGAAAAAAACATTGATCATCAAAGTTTGCTTTGGACACGCTATAACAATCAATTGGTATTAAACAAAAAATGGTCGATTAATTCTGAATTTGACAATCGGGTTTTTATAAATCCTTTCGAAGAGAATTTATTTCTTGTTAGAATGGTTGGGAGATACAAAATCAACAAAGATGTTGATTTTGGTGCTGGAGTTGCCTATTTCTCTGTGGCCACCCAAGTTCCAGAAATTACGAATGATTTTAGAACACCGGAATACAGAGGACAGCAGGACATTACTTGGAAACATGAGTACGGTAATTTCACAATGAATCAACGGCTTCAGGTAGAAGAACGTTTTATTCATAATTCTGACAAGGAAGGTTTATTGCCCGGGACAACTTTTACATGGAGATTCAGATACCGTCTTCAAGGAGAATATTCTTGTTGGAAAAAAGAAAACCAATATTTGAAAGCTGTTGTTTATGATGAATTGATGATTAATGCCGGAGAAAGTATTGTTCATAACACTTTTGACCAAAACCGAATTTACGCCGCTTTACAATACGGCATAAACAAAAATATTGCATTGGAACTGGGTTATTTGAATAGTTTCCAACAACGCCCGAGCGGAGTTGATTATTTTGAAAGGGATGTTATCCGATTTACTCTTTTCCACAAAATAAAATTAAAAGAAAAACAGAAATCACAAACCAATTAA
- the pstB gene encoding phosphate ABC transporter ATP-binding protein PstB has protein sequence MIIQPHISIQNLNVHIGENHILKNINLDIPDKKVTSLIGPSGCGKTTLLKTMNRLLDRQNDVRVDGKVLVDGENIYDPKAEVTHIRKKMGLLSQRPFPLPMNIYDNIAYGQRIHGNNNKKELDEIVEKYLRGVNLWDEVKDRLKSPATRLSIGQQQRLCLARGLAIEPEIILGDEPTSALDPISTQAIEELFMELKDKYTIVLVTHILRQARRVSDYIGFVYMGEIIEFGPTEEVLLNPKEKLTKDYVKGFLV, from the coding sequence ATGATCATTCAACCTCACATAAGCATCCAAAATTTAAATGTCCACATTGGTGAAAACCATATCCTTAAAAACATTAATCTTGATATTCCGGACAAAAAAGTAACTTCATTAATTGGTCCTTCCGGCTGTGGAAAAACGACATTGCTAAAAACCATGAACCGATTGCTCGACCGTCAAAACGACGTGCGTGTGGATGGCAAAGTCTTGGTAGACGGCGAAAATATCTACGACCCAAAAGCAGAAGTTACCCACATCAGAAAAAAAATGGGTTTGCTTTCGCAAAGGCCTTTCCCGTTACCAATGAATATTTATGATAATATTGCATACGGTCAACGTATTCACGGAAATAATAACAAAAAAGAACTGGACGAAATCGTAGAGAAATACCTTCGTGGTGTGAATCTTTGGGACGAAGTCAAAGACCGATTGAAATCGCCTGCTACCCGACTTTCCATTGGTCAACAACAACGATTGTGTTTGGCAAGAGGTTTGGCGATTGAACCGGAAATCATCTTGGGAGACGAACCTACATCGGCGCTTGACCCAATTTCGACCCAAGCCATCGAGGAATTATTTATGGAGTTAAAAGACAAATACACGATTGTTTTGGTTACTCACATTTTACGTCAAGCTCGAAGAGTGTCTGACTATATTGGTTTTGTTTATATGGGAGAAATCATAGAATTTGGCCCTACCGAAGAAGTGCTTTTGAATCCAAAAGAAAAATTGACCAAAGATTACGTGAAAGGTTTTTTGGTTTAG
- a CDS encoding outer membrane beta-barrel protein: protein MTRFFSFLFLLQFLTVVNAQNIITVKGGVYDNETKAPLPGATVYFSNVKDSTVIEYTTTDKNGLFKFNIKKYDKPVNFKVNFMGYKDFVAKQNGILASKDFGKLYLAQNPNELKAVVIKSEAPPIRVKKDTVEYNASSYKVRPDANVETLLKQLPGVEVDNDGNVTVNGRNVTQFLVNGKTFFDKNGAIILKNLPAEVVSKVQVSDFKTKKQELSKESSTSDDSSINFTIDEKKNKGYFGKFLGGYGSDDRYESSFLLNYFNNKQKISLLASSNNINSTGFTMDDVFDNMGGGRNNRGGRGGSGVTNGKGITTSNLVGLNYNDEWAKNFQAMGSYNFSNTVTKNETKANYAELKADGNNYTESDAKSRNENTGNKANFEFEYKIDPTTRLVFTPNISQNRSNSDSESSSNTVDDNKVALNESKSKSYKENTSTSFGNTINFNKAFKKRMRNMSFVFSNSNSNSDSDGINMSETVFHQGNRPNDLRNQNGKTTSSSDSYSAEFEYTEPITDSLRIRLGSDFGWSSNVNDVKTYDYDATNGTYSVLNNAFTNYTTSMQNSVAPKAGLTFEKDKFTFNLNSSTSIVNFDNHSLYLNNNTDLDQKYILPYGSAQIRYSLDRTKGVTFRYEYSNSLPSSGQLLPVANLTNPLNTVIGNPDLNPTEKNSFNVFYRNFDMRTRSGYGLFARADFFDNDIISFSNFDSSGKKNTTYKNISGTYSTSIGGNWGQTIKREANVFRYGLGLNGTYSLDKGYTNGILYDAKSLGISPRVYFSYEYGELLTISPSYSLSYNESRYENSSLKASSAVVHRINLQTTSYWPTNWIWGNDFGYTYNSNLSGDFNKDFYLWNTSLSYAFLKKSMALKVKVYDILNQNQSATRTISATSIRDEENTVLKRYVMFSLSYKLGSFGGRSSNDRPRGEGRMMGGDGQNRPY, encoded by the coding sequence ATGACTAGATTTTTTTCTTTTTTATTTCTACTGCAGTTTTTAACTGTTGTTAATGCCCAAAATATCATTACTGTAAAAGGAGGAGTGTATGATAATGAGACAAAAGCGCCATTGCCTGGTGCTACGGTTTATTTTTCGAATGTAAAAGACTCTACGGTTATAGAGTACACGACTACAGACAAAAATGGACTTTTTAAATTCAACATCAAAAAATACGACAAGCCTGTAAATTTTAAAGTCAATTTTATGGGTTACAAAGACTTTGTTGCCAAACAAAACGGAATTTTGGCCAGCAAGGATTTTGGTAAATTGTATTTGGCACAAAATCCTAATGAATTAAAAGCCGTAGTCATAAAAAGTGAAGCTCCACCTATTCGTGTAAAAAAAGATACTGTTGAGTATAATGCTTCTTCCTATAAAGTGCGTCCGGATGCCAACGTGGAAACTTTACTGAAACAATTGCCAGGTGTCGAAGTTGATAATGATGGAAATGTTACGGTGAATGGAAGAAATGTTACTCAGTTTTTGGTTAACGGAAAAACATTTTTTGATAAGAATGGAGCGATAATCTTAAAAAATCTACCAGCTGAAGTAGTCAGTAAAGTTCAGGTTTCTGATTTTAAAACCAAGAAACAGGAATTGTCCAAGGAATCATCAACTTCTGATGATTCAAGTATTAATTTTACTATTGATGAAAAGAAAAACAAAGGATATTTTGGTAAATTCCTAGGCGGATACGGATCAGATGATCGTTATGAATCCAGTTTTTTGTTGAATTATTTTAATAATAAACAAAAAATAAGTTTGTTGGCTTCTTCGAATAATATCAATTCAACCGGTTTTACCATGGATGATGTATTTGATAATATGGGAGGCGGAAGAAATAACAGAGGTGGTAGAGGCGGCAGCGGTGTAACTAATGGGAAAGGGATAACAACTTCTAATTTGGTTGGGTTGAATTATAATGATGAATGGGCCAAGAATTTTCAGGCGATGGGAAGTTATAATTTTTCTAATACGGTTACCAAAAATGAAACTAAAGCGAACTATGCTGAGTTAAAAGCTGATGGTAACAATTACACAGAATCTGACGCTAAATCGAGAAATGAAAATACAGGAAACAAAGCCAATTTTGAATTTGAATACAAAATTGATCCAACTACTCGTCTTGTTTTTACTCCAAACATATCGCAAAACCGTTCCAACAGCGATTCAGAATCTTCGAGTAATACTGTAGATGACAATAAGGTAGCATTAAATGAGAGTAAATCGAAATCGTATAAAGAGAATACATCTACTAGTTTTGGAAATACGATAAACTTTAATAAAGCATTCAAAAAAAGAATGCGTAACATGAGTTTTGTTTTCTCTAATAGTAATTCTAATAGTGATTCGGATGGAATCAATATGTCCGAAACGGTTTTTCATCAGGGCAATCGTCCTAATGATTTGAGAAATCAAAACGGAAAAACAACAAGCAGTTCTGATTCTTATTCAGCTGAATTTGAATATACTGAGCCAATAACTGATTCGTTGAGAATTCGTTTGGGGTCTGATTTTGGTTGGTCAAGCAACGTAAATGATGTTAAAACATACGATTATGATGCAACAAATGGTACTTATTCAGTATTAAACAATGCGTTTACTAATTATACTACTTCGATGCAAAATTCGGTTGCTCCAAAAGCAGGTCTTACATTCGAAAAGGATAAATTTACTTTTAATTTGAATTCGAGTACATCGATTGTTAATTTTGATAACCACTCATTATATCTAAATAATAATACTGATTTGGATCAAAAGTATATTTTGCCTTATGGTAGCGCCCAAATCAGGTATTCATTGGACAGAACAAAAGGAGTTACATTCAGATATGAATATTCCAACAGTCTTCCTTCGTCTGGACAGTTATTGCCGGTGGCAAATTTGACAAATCCTTTGAATACTGTAATTGGAAATCCTGACTTGAACCCAACAGAGAAAAACAGTTTCAACGTTTTTTATAGAAATTTTGATATGCGAACCCGTTCTGGTTATGGTTTGTTTGCAAGAGCAGATTTTTTTGATAATGATATTATTAGTTTCTCAAATTTTGATTCCAGTGGTAAAAAGAATACGACTTACAAAAATATCTCGGGAACTTATTCTACTTCTATAGGTGGAAACTGGGGACAAACTATCAAAAGAGAAGCAAATGTTTTTAGATATGGTTTAGGGTTGAATGGAACTTATTCATTGGATAAAGGATATACCAATGGTATTTTGTACGATGCAAAATCATTAGGGATTTCTCCAAGGGTTTATTTTAGTTATGAGTACGGTGAATTGCTTACCATTTCACCTTCTTATAGTCTGTCTTACAACGAGTCAAGATATGAGAACTCGTCATTGAAAGCCAGTTCTGCTGTAGTACATAGAATTAATTTGCAAACGACTAGCTATTGGCCAACAAATTGGATTTGGGGTAATGATTTTGGATATACTTATAACTCAAATTTGTCTGGTGATTTTAATAAAGATTTCTATTTATGGAACACTAGTTTGTCGTATGCCTTTTTGAAGAAATCAATGGCCTTAAAGGTAAAAGTTTACGATATTCTGAATCAAAATCAAAGTGCTACCAGAACAATATCTGCAACCTCTATTCGTGATGAAGAGAATACCGTTTTGAAAAGATATGTAATGTTTTCGCTATCTTACAAATTGGGTAGTTTTGGAGGAAGAAGTAGTAATGACCGCCCAAGAGGAGAAGGAAGAATGATGGGAGGCGATGGTCAAAACAGACCTTATTAG
- the pstA gene encoding phosphate ABC transporter permease PstA: MRKIEENIFKILMILSTIIISSTLFMIVYTLFARGIGSLSWDMVSKIPEGGFYIGKGGGILNAIVGSIYITIGSTLLGLLISLPIVIYINVYAKRNATLASITRLSYDILFGIPSIVYGAFGFAIMVYMGLKTSLLAGIITVTLMIIPILVRAIDEVVRVVPEDMSNAVFSLGGTRYESAKIILRQSIPGIVTAILLSFGRAIGDAACVLFTAGFTDSIPTSLDQPAATLPLSIFFQLSSPIQEVQNRAYAAAVILTIIVLIINIVAKIASKNLSKNKI; encoded by the coding sequence ATGAGAAAAATAGAAGAAAATATATTCAAAATTTTGATGATACTGAGCACGATTATCATCAGCAGTACCTTGTTTATGATTGTGTACACCCTTTTTGCAAGAGGTATTGGTTCATTGAGTTGGGACATGGTTTCCAAAATCCCCGAAGGCGGTTTCTACATAGGCAAAGGAGGCGGTATTCTAAACGCTATTGTGGGTTCGATTTACATTACGATAGGTTCTACTTTGTTAGGACTTTTAATCAGCCTTCCGATAGTGATTTATATAAATGTTTATGCCAAAAGAAATGCAACTTTGGCTTCGATTACCAGATTGAGTTATGACATCTTATTTGGAATTCCATCCATTGTATATGGTGCTTTTGGATTTGCTATCATGGTATATATGGGATTAAAAACTTCATTATTGGCTGGAATAATTACCGTAACCTTAATGATAATCCCAATACTGGTTCGCGCCATAGATGAAGTAGTTCGAGTTGTGCCGGAAGACATGAGTAATGCTGTTTTTTCTTTGGGAGGAACACGCTATGAATCGGCTAAAATCATATTGCGACAATCTATTCCGGGAATCGTGACCGCCATTCTACTTTCTTTCGGAAGAGCCATTGGAGATGCAGCCTGTGTGCTTTTTACGGCAGGATTTACAGACAGCATCCCTACTTCATTAGACCAACCGGCGGCTACATTACCGTTGTCCATATTTTTTCAGTTGAGCAGTCCTATTCAGGAAGTTCAAAACAGAGCGTATGCAGCAGCTGTAATTCTTACCATTATCGTTTTAATCATCAATATTGTGGCCAAAATCGCCAGCAAAAACCTTTCAAAAAATAAAATATGA
- a CDS encoding chromate transporter — MSEIIKNQPNYTLLDLIKYFLKLGTTGFGGPVALVGYMHRDLVEGKKWINDSDFKEGLALSQLAPGPLAAQLGIYIGFVHYGVLGATLSGLAFVLPSFIMVVLLGITYQAFGGLPWMQAIFYGISAAVIGIIVLSSYKLTVKSISKFEIPAIKNNWLLWLFYVSAIIITAVTQNEELLLFVALGFIYMVVKAPPQWIKRPKVASFFLLSTVGLSGIDLGKLGDLAWFFIKAGAFVFGSGLAIVPFLHAGVVNEHGWLTENQFVDAVAVAMITPGPVVITVGFIGYLVAGFKGASIAALATFFPCYLFTVIPAPYFKKISQNKSIKAFVDGITAAVIGALVGAVIVIASRSIVDIPTALIAVGTVLTLIYVKKIQEPHIIGIAAVLGVLIKLL, encoded by the coding sequence ATGTCTGAAATCATAAAAAACCAACCGAATTATACATTACTCGATTTAATAAAATACTTTCTCAAACTGGGCACCACAGGTTTTGGCGGGCCTGTTGCATTGGTTGGCTATATGCACCGCGACTTGGTCGAGGGCAAAAAATGGATTAATGATTCCGATTTCAAAGAAGGATTGGCACTGTCACAATTGGCTCCCGGTCCTTTGGCAGCTCAATTGGGAATTTATATCGGCTTTGTTCATTATGGAGTTTTAGGAGCCACACTTTCTGGATTGGCATTTGTACTTCCCTCTTTTATAATGGTGGTTTTATTGGGAATTACTTACCAAGCCTTTGGTGGTTTACCTTGGATGCAGGCTATTTTTTACGGAATTAGTGCAGCTGTAATTGGCATTATTGTTTTGAGTTCTTATAAGCTAACAGTTAAATCCATTAGTAAATTTGAAATCCCTGCCATAAAAAACAATTGGTTGCTTTGGTTATTTTATGTTTCAGCTATTATCATTACGGCTGTAACCCAAAATGAAGAACTGCTTTTATTTGTTGCTTTAGGTTTTATTTATATGGTTGTAAAAGCTCCACCTCAATGGATTAAAAGGCCTAAAGTTGCCTCTTTCTTTTTGCTTTCAACAGTTGGATTATCAGGAATCGATCTTGGAAAATTAGGAGATCTTGCCTGGTTTTTCATCAAGGCTGGAGCTTTTGTTTTTGGAAGCGGACTAGCCATTGTTCCTTTTTTGCATGCTGGCGTGGTCAACGAACACGGATGGCTAACCGAAAATCAATTTGTCGATGCCGTGGCGGTTGCTATGATTACGCCAGGTCCTGTTGTAATTACTGTAGGTTTCATCGGTTATTTGGTTGCGGGATTCAAAGGGGCTTCTATTGCTGCTTTGGCTACATTTTTTCCCTGCTATTTGTTTACGGTCATTCCTGCCCCGTATTTCAAAAAGATTTCTCAAAATAAAAGTATCAAAGCTTTTGTTGACGGAATAACAGCTGCCGTAATTGGTGCTTTGGTGGGTGCTGTGATTGTAATTGCTTCCCGATCGATTGTGGATATTCCAACAGCATTGATAGCGGTAGGAACTGTTCTAACTCTGATTTATGTAAAAAAAATACAGGAACCTCATATCATTGGTATTGCTGCCGTTTTGGGAGTTTTGATTAAACTGCTGTGA
- the pstC gene encoding phosphate ABC transporter permease subunit PstC: protein MKNIRLLKDRIISKAFLALTLLSISTVILIALGLFYKSVPILNSTSLYNLLFSSEWKPFKEAFGFYPFIVGTLWVTAIAIIIALPLSLLTAIYLSEYAHIRVRKLVLPLIELLSGIPPVLYGVWGVLVIVPLIQERIAPHFVEFTTGYSVLAGGIVLAIMIFPLIISIVIEVFDNVPQDLRNASLSLGATQWQTVKKVLLRKSTDGIVAAVVLAISRAFGETIAVLMVCGNLAQVPQNLFDSAYPLPALIANNYGEMMSIPMYDSALMFAALLLFVIIFVFNALSRIILYRIEKRNN, encoded by the coding sequence ATGAAAAACATCAGATTACTCAAGGATCGCATCATCAGTAAAGCATTCTTAGCGCTTACCCTCTTATCTATCTCAACGGTAATATTGATTGCGCTAGGATTGTTCTACAAGTCTGTGCCGATATTAAACAGCACTTCACTTTATAATTTATTATTCTCATCCGAATGGAAACCTTTTAAAGAGGCCTTCGGATTTTATCCATTTATAGTAGGTACTCTTTGGGTAACCGCAATTGCCATAATCATTGCTTTGCCTTTATCCTTACTTACAGCGATTTATCTTTCGGAATATGCCCATATTCGCGTACGAAAATTGGTTTTACCGTTAATTGAATTATTATCAGGAATTCCACCTGTGCTATACGGCGTTTGGGGTGTTTTGGTTATTGTCCCTCTAATTCAGGAAAGAATTGCACCTCACTTTGTTGAGTTCACCACAGGCTATTCAGTACTGGCGGGAGGAATCGTTTTGGCAATCATGATTTTTCCGTTAATTATCAGTATCGTAATCGAAGTATTTGATAATGTCCCACAGGATTTAAGAAACGCTTCTTTGTCATTGGGCGCTACACAATGGCAAACTGTCAAAAAAGTGCTCCTACGAAAATCAACTGACGGAATTGTCGCAGCAGTTGTTCTTGCCATTTCCAGAGCATTTGGAGAAACCATCGCCGTTTTGATGGTCTGCGGAAATTTGGCTCAAGTACCACAAAATCTATTCGATTCGGCTTACCCATTGCCTGCGCTTATTGCCAATAATTATGGCGAAATGATGTCTATCCCAATGTATGATTCGGCATTGATGTTTGCAGCCCTGCTCCTATTTGTCATCATCTTTGTATTCAATGCGCTTTCGCGAATTATTTTATACAGAATCGAAAAAAGAAATAACTAA